Proteins encoded by one window of Cervus canadensis isolate Bull #8, Minnesota chromosome 18, ASM1932006v1, whole genome shotgun sequence:
- the LOC122420406 gene encoding NACHT, LRR and PYD domains-containing protein 2-like, giving the protein MRVAPSAELGFHLQPLLEELGQDELSKFKYLLRDHSLKEELQHLLQTEVEEAGRKQLADLLTARCPSYWVEKVTIQVFFFFYN; this is encoded by the exons ATGCGG GTGGCGCCTTCTGCCGAGCTGGGTTTTCATCTGCAGCCTCTACTAGAGGAGCTGGGCCAGGATGAGTTGAGCAAATTCAAATATCTTCTGAGGGACCATTCCCTGAAAGAGGAGTTACAGCACCTCCTGCAGACGGAGGTGGAGGAGGCCGGCAGGAAGCAGCTGGCCGACCTCCTCACTGCCCGCTGCCCCAGCTACTGGGTAGAGAAGGTGACcatccaggtctttttttttttttataattag
- the NLRP2 gene encoding NACHT, LRR and PYD domains-containing protein 2: protein MEQELGIGEVSEMNRMDLSERAKDEPRETASKSLQENKPPSLELAQVQEEDVTNLQETKEDLEGEKPGKQDKYRNMLKKKFCQHWKNFWPRLSEDVCIVSQRYETLIPFCNPKTLAGPFPHTVVLHGPAGVGKTTLAKKLMLDWTQDDLAETSNSAFYLSCKELNHREPCTFAELISANWPHVQDDILAILAGAEKVLFILDGFDELKVPSGALIHDLCGDWKEQKPVPVLLGSLLKRKMLPKATLLITTRPGALRELRLLTEQPLFIEIEGFLEEDRKAYFLKHFEEESQALRAFDLMRNNAALFQLGSAPSVCWVVCTCLRQQMESGADPAATCRTTTGLFLRFLCGRFPPPPGGGPRPGLQAPLKPLCLLAAEGVWTRSSVFDGEDLRRLGVDPSALCPFLDRNILQKSEDCEACYSFIHLSVQQFLAAVFYVLEPEEQEAAGLGGRRRRVGDVQKLLSQEERLKNPSLTHVGYFLFGLCNERRAVELETTFGCLVSTAIKRELLRYTLMPQGKKSFSVTDTKEVLRCLYESQEEQLVKDAMAHVKEMSLHLKNKTDVVHSSFCLKHCGNLQKLSLQVEEGIFLDNDTSLESGTQIERSQNDQHMLPLWMDLCSVFDTSRNLLFLDISQSFLSASSVRILSEKIVSAASSLQKVVLKNISPADAYRNFCMAFGGHKTLTHLTLQGNNQNDMLPPLCEVLRNPKCNLQYLRLVSCSATTQQWADLSCCLKTNQSLTCLNLTANEFLDEGAKLLYMTLRYPTCFLQRLSLENCHLTEAYCKDLSSALIVNQRLTHLCLAKNALGDRGVKLLCEGLTYPECQLQTLVLWCCNITSDGCIHLSTLLQQNSNLTHLDLGLNHIGIIGLKFLCEALKKPLCKLRCLWLWGCAITAFCCAELSSALRSNQNLITLDLGQNSLGSSGVNKLCDALKLQICPLQTLRLKIDESDARIQKLLREMKESNPQLTIESDHRDPKDNRPSSHDFIF, encoded by the exons GTCTCTGAGATGAACCGAATGGATCTGTCTGAGAGAGCAAAGGATGAACCCCGGG aaacagcTTCGAAGTCACTTCAGGAAAATAAGCCTCCATCGTTAG AGCTGGCCCAAGTACAGGAAGAAGATGTCACAAACctacaagaaacaaaagaagattTGGAAGGAGAAAAGCCAG GTAAACaagataaatacagaaatatgttGAAGAAGAAGTTCTGTCAACACTGGAAGAACTTCTGGCCCAGACTCAGTGAAGATGTTTGTATTGTCAGCCAAAGATATGAGACCCTGATCCCATTCTGTAATCCTAAAACGCTGGCCGGGCCATTTCCACACACTGTGGTACTGCACGGTCCTGCTGGCGTTGGGAAAACCACGCTGGCGAAGAAATTGATGCTGGACTGGACGCAGGATGACCTGGCAGAGACCTCCAACTCCGCCTTCTACCTCAGCTGCAAGGAGCTCAATCACAGGGAGCCGTGCACCTTTGCAGAGCTGATATCTGCCAACTGGCCACATGTGCAGGACGACATACTGGCAATCCTCGCTGGGGCAGAGAAAGTCCTGTTCATCCTCGACGGTTTTGATGAGCTGAAGGTCCCCTCGGGGGCGCTCATCCACGACCTATGTGGTGACTGGAAGGAGCAGAAGCCGGTGCCCGTCCTCCTGGGAAGTTTACTGAAGAGAAAGATGCTGCCCAAGGCCACCTTACTCATCACCACCCGACCGGGCGCCCTGCGGGAGCTGCGGCTCTTAACAGAACAGCCGCTCTTCATAGAGATCGAGGGGTTCTTGGAGGAGGACCGGAAGGCGTATTTCCTGAAACACTTTGAAGAGGAGAGTCAGGCCCTGCGAGCTTTTGACCTGATGAGGAACAACGCAGCCCTGTTCCAGCTGGGCTCGGCGCCCTCCGTGTGCTGGGTGGTCTGCACCTGTCTGAGGCAGCAGATGGAGAGCGGGGCGGACCCCGCCGCCACCTGCCGGACCACCACGGGCCTGTTCCTGCGCTTCCTCTGCGGCCGCTTCCCCCCGCCGCCCGGCGGCGGCCCCAGGCCGGGCCTGCAGGCTCCGCTCAAGCCCCTGTGCCTCCTGGCTGCTGAGGGCGTGTGGACGCGGAGCTCTGTGTTCGATGGGGAAGACCTCAGGCGACTTGGGGTGGACCCGTCTGCCCTCTGTCCTTTCCTGGACAGGAATATTCTGCAGAAGAGCGAAGACTGCGAGGCCTGCTACTCTTTCATCCATCTCAGCGTCCAGCAGTTTCTGGCCGCCGTGTTCTACGTCTTGGAGCCGGAAGAGCAGGAGGCGGCAGGGCTGGGCGGCCGCCGGCGGCGCGTTGGGGATGTGCAGAAACTTCTGTCCCAGGAGGAGAGGCTGAAGAACCCCAGCCTGACCCACGTCGGGTACTTCCTGTTTGGCCTCTGCAACGAAAGAAGGGCCGTGGAGCTGGAGACGACTTTCGGCTGCCTGGTATCAACGGCGATCAAGCGGGAGCTACTGAGATACACATTGATGCCCCAGGGGAAGAAATCCTTCTCGGTGACGGACACGAAGGAGGTTCTGCGCTGTCTCTACGAGTCTCAGGAGGAGCAGCTCGTAAAAGATGCCATGGCCCACGTCAAGGAGATGTCCctgcatttgaaaaataaaacggATGTCGTGCACTCGTCATTCTGCCTCAAGCACTGTGGAAACTTGCAGAAGCTTTCACTGCAGGTAGAAGAGGGGATATTTCTGGATAATGATACCTCACTGGAATCAGGCACTCAGATTGAAAG GTCCCAGAATGATCAACACATGCTCCCCCTCTGGATGGATCTTTGTTCTGTGTTTGACACAAGCAGGAATCTGCTGTTTCTGGACATCAGTCAGAGCTTCCTCAGTGCCTCTTCAGTGAGAATTCTTAGCGAAAAAATAGTCTCTGCAGCCTCTAGTCTCCAGAAAGTGGT ccttaaaaatatttccccagCTGACGCTTATCGGAACTTCTGCATGGCTTTTGGTGGTCACAAGACTTTAACACATCTGACCCTTCAAGGAAACAACCAGAATGACATGCTTCCCCCGTTGTGTGAGGTCTTGAGGAACCCCAAATGTAATCTGCAGTATCTCAG GCTGGTGTCCTGTTCTGCCACCACTCAGCAGTGGGCTGATCTCTCCTGCTGCCTCAAAACCAATCAGTCCCTCACATGCTTGAACCTTACAGCAAATGAGTTCCTGGATGAGGGAGCCAAGTTGCTGTACATGACTCTGAGATATCCGACGTGCTTCCTACAGAGGTTGTC GTTGGAAAACTGTCACCTTACAGAAGCCTATTGCAAAGATCTGTCTTCTGCTTTGATTGTCAACCAGAGGTTGACCCACCTGTGTTTGGCCAAGAATGCTCTTGGAGATCGTGGGGTGAAACTGCTGTGTGAGGGCCTGACTTACCCTGAGTGTCAACTGCAAACCCTGGT GCTATGGTGTTGCAACATAACCAGCGATGGCTGCATTCATCTCTCGACACTCCTCCAGCAAAATTCAAACCTCACACACTTGGATCTGGGACTGAATCACATAGGAATTATTGGATTGAAGTTTCTGTGCGAGGCTTTGAAGAAACCACTGTGTAAACTAAGATGTCTATG GTTGTGGGGATGTGCCATCACTGCCTTCTGTTGTGCAGAACTCTCATCTGCCCTTAGAAGCAATCAGAACCTGATCACGCTGGACCTGGGCCAAAATTCCTTGGGGTCCAGTGGAGTAAATAAGCTGTGTGATGCCTTGAAACTTCAAATCTGTCCCCTCCAGACACTCAG GTTGAAGATAGATGAATCTGATGCTCGAATCCAGAAGCTGCTGAGGGAAATGAAGGAAAGCAACCCACAGCTGACTATTGAGAGTGATCATCGAGACCCAAAAGATAACAGACCTTCTTCTCATGACTTCATTTTCTGA
- the GP6 gene encoding platelet glycoprotein VI → MSPALAALFCLGLCLGQVICAQEGPLSKPSLQALPSALVPLGKPVTIRCQGPPGAELYRLEKLKSGRYFDQAEIFISAMERGQAGRYRCSYQIGMHWSPPSSQLELVATGTSPKPSLSAQPSTAVAAGVTVTLRCQSQYGFDQFALYKEGDTRPFKTPERWYRADFPIVTVTAAHSGIYRCYSFSSAYPYLWSAPSDPLELVVTGTSVTPSWLPTEPPSTITEFTEASRKLNHSVVNEAATTEASRNITVLPKESDPPTGLALQRYTKGNLARICLGAVLLILLVGLLAEDWHSRRKPPMMHRVRAAHRPLPPLPQTQKPQGRQERGRPDGHNRGFHH, encoded by the exons GGCTGTGTCTGGGCCAGGTGATATGCGCTCAGGAAG gtcctctgtccaagCCCTCCCTCCAGGCCCTGCCCAGCGCCCTCGTGCCCCTGGGGAAGCCGGTGACCATTCGCTGCCAGGGGCCTCCGGGTGCAGAGCTGTACCGCCTGGAGAAGCTGAAATCCGGGAGGTATTTTGACCAGGCGGAGATCTTCATCTCGGCGATGGAAAGAGGCCAAGCCGGCCGCTACCGTTGCTCCTATCAAATAGGGATGCACTGGTCCCCTCCCAGTAGCCAGCTGGAGCTGGTTGCTACTG gAACTTCCCCCAAGCCTTCGCTGTCAGCTCAGCCCAGCACGGCGGTGGCCGCAGGAGTGACCGTGACTCTACGCTGTCAGAGCCAGTATGGTTTTGACCAATTTGCTCTCTACAAGGAGGGGGACACCAGGCCCTTCAAGACACCAGAGAGGTGGTACCGGGCAGACTTCCCCATCGTCACGGTGACTGCCGCCCACAGTGGAATCTACCGATGCTATAGCTTTTCCAGCGCATATCCATACCTGTGGTCAGCCCCCAGCGACCCCCTGGAGCTTGTGGTCACAG GGACCTCTGTGACCCCCAGCTGGCTACCCACGGAGCCACCTTCCACCATAACAG AATTCACAGAGGCTTCCAGGAAACTGAACCACTCCGTTGTGAATGAAGCCGCCACAACCG AAGCTTCTAGGAATATCACTGTCCTTCCAAAGGAGTCAGACCCTCCAACTG GTCTTGCCCTCCAGCGCTACACCAAGGGCAATCTGGCCCGGATATGCCTTGGAGCTGTGCTTCTAATTCTCCTGGTGGGGCTTCTGGCAGAAGACTGGCACAGCCGGAGGAAACCTCCGATGATGCACCGGGTCAGAGCTGCACACAGGCCGCTCCCACCCCTCCCGCAGACCCAGAAACCACAGGGGCGGCAGGAGAGGGGTCGACCAGATGGTCACAACAGAGGCTTCCATCACTAG